DNA sequence from the Pedobacter schmidteae genome:
ACAGATAAGGCAACCAGGTAAAGGCCCCGATCTGTTTGATATCAAACAGAAATTGCTCTTTTAAAAAGGTGGGCAACCAGGTTACAAACAACCACCATACCGGGTCGATAAAAAACCTGCTCATGATGATGCCCCAGGTATTCCTAAATTTTAGCAGTGCTCTCCAGGTCAATACCGGTGCCACCTCAACAGAGGTGTTGGTGTCAGGATCGGTATCCAAAATGTAATTGCGTTCCTTTTCTGTGAGCCATGGATGCTTTTCAGGTGCTGCCTTATTGATAACCAACCATGGGATTACCCAGATCAGTCCAAGGGCGGCGATAAGTATAAAGGTCATTTTCCATCCAAAAGCAATGTATAGTAAGGCGATGACAGGGGCTGATACGACTGAGCCCAGGGAAGCTCCGGCACCAAAAATACCTTGCGCTATGGCCCTTTCCTTTGCGGGAAACCATTCTGCATTACTCTTTGTGGCACCCGGCCAGTTGCCAGCCTCAGAAAAACCAAGCATAAAGCGAAAGATGTTGAACGACATCAGCGAGCGGGCAAAGGAATGCAAGGCAATGGATATGCTCCAGCCAATAATAGAAATGGTCATACCTAGTCTTGTACCAACTGCGTCCATCAGTTTTCCTGTAAAGGTTTGTCCAAGTGCATAAGCAATCATGAAAAAGGTGGTGATGAGTGCCAGTGCACTTTTATTGTCCACATCAGCAATTCCAAATTCCTTATATATGTAAGGCCACATGATGTTGATGGCACTCCGGTCGATATAGTTGATCACCGTTGCAAATGCAATCAGCGCAATAATGTACCATCTTAATCCTTTTACTTTCATTTCTTTTCTCTGATGGGCTTACAATCCCAGTGCTTTTAAAAAATCCATAATCTTTGCATTTACCATGCTGTTGTCTTCGGGGGTAAATTTTCCGTGCTGACCACCTTTCACGGTAACGAATTCATTTTTTACTCCCAGCTCATCTAGTTTTGCTTTGAGCGCAACAGATTGTTGATAAGGTACTATCGGGTCGGCATCACCGTGGACAATAAATACGGGCGGACTGTTCTTGTTAACCTGATACAATGGTGATACCGACATGGCAAAGTCCTTATCTTTTGCTTTGGCTCCCAGCCATGCCGTAGCCGATTTGCTGGTTTTGATAGGGCCGTACCCCCAGTCCCATACGTCGGTAATACCGTATTTGTCAATAATTGCAGCCACTTTAATGTTGGCTGTACTTTTGCAATTGGTGTCGAAGATGTGGTTGTTGCCCAATAAGCCGCCCATCAGGGCCAGGTGCCCACCTGCAGACCCACCCATGATCACAATTTTGTTGACGTCGATGTTCAGTTTCCCCGCATTTGTAATCAGGTAAATCAGAGCACAGCGGGTATCTTCGACAGCTGCGGGTGCAGTTGCTATACCTGTTAAGCGGTAAGCAATGTTGGCTACCGCATAGCCTCTTTTGAAAAAGCCACTAAAGCCTGTTTGCGATTCTTTGTTGCCTTTGTTCCAGCCACCACCATGAATGTTGATCACCAGTGGGGTAGCCCCATTTTTGGCCGGTGGCAGATACAGGTCCAGTTTACCTTCCCAGTCATTTACTTTGGTGTAAACTACATTCAGTTGCTCGGTAAAACCGGCCGGATACGTCACTTTTTTTACCGCTGCAGTGTCCTGAGCCTTTAACTGGGCGCAGACAAGCAGTAGTCCGCAAAATATAATTATCTTTCTCATTTATTTAGGTTTAAAGGTTGTTTTTAAAGGAAATCTTCCCGGTGTGGCGAGAATACATCAATGAGGATTCCAGGTTCTATACACACGCAGCCATGCCATACATGGGGTGGGGCATAAAAACCATCGCCCTGGCGGATGATCTTTTTTTCTGCTCCTATAGTCATTTCAAATACCCCACTGGCTACATAGGTCACCTGCGAATGATGATGCTCGTGTAAAACGCCCACTGCTTCGGCTTCAAATTTTGCTTTTACAAGCATAATTTTGTCATCATAGCCATATACCTGTCTTTTTATTCCGTTTCCCAGATCTTGCCATGGTATTTCTGTATCTATTTGAAATAAATTGTGTTGTAACATTGCGTATTAATTAAGTTTTAAAAAATTTTCCTTGTCCTGGTAATTGATTTGATAGGTGTATGCTTTGTTTTTTACTTTAAAAGCTACCGTAACCTGGTTTTTATCACTGCTGATTATTTTCAGGTCGCTTACTTTACTGGCTGCGCCTGTGGTGGTTTCGCTAACCGGATTGGTACGTCCATGGGTTTCAATCACATTAAAGAAGGTTTGGTTACCTGAATTTGTCGACGACAACATAAAGGCTTTGTTTTCTATCAAGCTCATATCGGGATCGTTGGCCCCAAGCAGTAGCATTTTTAAATTCAAATTAGCATCGCTGGTAAAATGTACCGTATAGAAGCGTTTGTTATTTAAAATACTGATGTAACCAGTTTTAGAAGGAACCGACTGATCTGCATTTAACCAGATGTGTTCATATCCATATTTTTCTCCAAGTGGTTTTAACTGATTGGTAAAGGCAGTTATTTTTGGTGCAGCATCTACAATATGTCCTTTATACCAAAAAGGCAAATCGTATTGATGCGGTTTATCGGCCAGTACCTGGAACACATCAATAACCAAGGGCTTGCTCAATTCAGCTACTTTCAGCAAGGCTGAAGTCCTGATTAATTGTACGTTGGGATAGGCATTGCGTTCTATGGCGCTAACTACCTGAAGGTCTTTGTTATTTTTGAAATATAGGATGTCGGGGTGGTTTTGTTGGGCAGCATCGGCATTTCCCTTGTAATTGGAGGTTTGGTCTACCACCAGGGTATTGTGGGCGATGGTTTGTTTTGCCCATGATTTATTCTCGGGCAGATAGTCACCACCTTTTTTTGATTCAATATTGATAAACCTGGCCGAACCGTAATCGGGTAAAATCTCTACGCCGTTGTCGTAATACAGCAGATTGAGCCTGTCAAAATGTCCATGTCCCATGCCCTGTGAAGCGGCTTTAAGCAGTAATACCTGTTGATCGTCGTTATGGCCATATCTTAATATACCCAAACCGCCTTCATTGCCGTTGGCGCCATCTTTAATTAACAGTGGTTGGTAAGCAAAAGGTTTGGTCTTGCCTGCCTGGATATCGGCAGCTACCTTTAAGCCTGCATCTGAAACGACTACTTCGGCCTGCCGTTGCGCAACATCCAGCAATTCGGCAGCAGCATGAATATCGGCATAAGCAATGTTTACTCCATATACCAATTCAGGGCTCTCGTATGTTTTACCTTTTATGGCATCATTTATTGGGAAAAAGGTACCGTCGGTATAGGTGAGTTGTAAGGTGGTGTTGATGGCTTTGGCTAATAATTGATTGCGGTATTCAAATATTTTTAAGGCAGGTTGAAAATTATTGATGGCTTTGGCAAAAATAACAAATGGGAGTAAAGCGTACCTCTGGTAGTAAGGGCCTTCGGTATAATAACCATCTGGCGAGAATAGTTGATCCAGCTGTGCCAGGTAGCCTGTTTTTCCATCTTTTGCCGAGCCCTTTATGGCCATTTCAACATATTCTGGTTTATTGAGTACATAGCCAGTCATACCAACGGCTGCAATATCCCAGGTGCCATGGTTATGGATTTTATCGAAGGTTTCTTTGCAGTCAACAGTAAAAAACTTCAGTATGGGTTCAAACAAACCTTGTGTTATGGCGTTACGGTTTTTTGCAGAAATGGCATCATATACCATATCATAGCCCTGTATAGTGTATACCTGCCATACAAAATCATTCAGGCTTTGCCAGAAGATTTTACCAGCTTGATGGTTTTCTTTTCTTTTTGGGTGGAGTGGCCATTTGCTATAGTTTTCTGCATATTTTAACAACATATTTTCTACATATCCAGCATACTTTTTATCGCCCGAAATCTGATAGGCAATGCCACAGTTCAGCATATTGGTATAGTTTTTCTTGTGTTGTTCGTGCGTGGCACCGCCACCCGCATCTTTAGGTGTAGGTACGCTGATGGGCTCCGTCAGTGCTTTGTCGGCATCAATTTTAATCTTATGATAAGATTTTTGGAGCAAAGGGTAGGTTTGTATTCCTTTTCTTACCGCCTCAATATTTTTTTTGGTCAGCATTATTCCCGGATGTTCCTGAGCCGTCAACGACAGCGGAAAAATCAGGCAAAACATAACCATTACCAACTTTTTTAAGTAGTTCATATGCATTAAAAGAAAAGGAGAATTTTGTCCTTAGTTAATTGTCATTAATAATTTTTTGTGCGGAAAATCCGGCTTTGCTAATTTGGAACATATCATTAAGGTGTGCAGCAACCGCATTTTCTGCAGCATCTATGTCCTGGTTTTCTATTGCGGTAAGAATATCTCGATGCTCGGCTATTGCCAGTTTTCCACGATTGTCGCCGCAAATCTTGCTTTCTACGATACTCTTGATCAGGTCGGGAATCAGGATCAGGATCATGGATTCAATAACCGAGTTTTTTGAAGCGCGGGCAATGGCTATATGAAATAGCATATCCTCTTCAATGGCATCCTGATTGCTATTGGTCTTGTTCTCATAATCAATCAGCGCTTCCTTTAATTTAACCAGGTCCTGTTCTGTCCTTCTTTCTGCAGCAAGCTTTACCGCATCAAGTTCCAGGTAATAGCGGGCTTCCAAAAGGGCATTGAAATCTTCTTTGTTAAATTTGATGATGTCGGTAATGATGTTGTCTAACACTTTAATGCTTAACCCCGAAACATAAGTGCCACTTTGAGGATTGGTTCTGAGTAAACCATAAAATTCTAATTTTAAAATGGCCTCGCGGACATAGCTACGTCCTACACCAAATTTCTCTGCCAGTATCCTTTCGGCAGGAAGCCGGTCGCCAGGTTGCAATTGTCCACTTGTGATCAGTTGTTTCAGCTGTCCGATGATTTTGTCGACAGGAGATTCTACTTCAATAGATTTGATCGTTTCTATAAATGATTTCATACAATATATTTGGTTTACCAATTATTGGTTAACCAAATATAGAGAATATAATAAGCAATCCAAATTTTTACATGCTTTTTAGCTGCTGCCAGATTTCTTCATTCACAGGAATCCCATTTTTTTCGTTATCCAGCCTAGTTTTTAGCGTTCTCTCTCCCGGATATGTTACAATATCACCTGGCTTATCAGGGCGACTGTTTTTGGTGTATTCAAGTATTTCTTCTATTAATGCTGCATGCATATCGGATTGATGCAGGCAGATAAAGCATTGCGACACGCCTGTTTCGTATTTGCCTTCTGATATTTTTTGAGTCGAGCGGCCGCCGCTAAGGGCTACTGCAAGCAGATCGAGGACCAGTGACAGACCTGAACCTTTCCAGAAACCAATTGGTAGGGCAAGTTTTGATTTTCTGACCTGGGCCGGATCAGTACTTAAATTTCCCTGTTCATCATATCCTCCCGGAAATGGGAGTTGTTCATCTTTTAGTTCATACTCTTGCATTTTACCATAGGAAAACTGCGACATGGCCATGTCCAGTACTACATGACCTTCGGTACGGGGTACTGCAATAACCAATGGATTATTGCCCAACACGGCATCCTTACCTCCCCAGGCGGGCATGCCGGCTGTTGCATTTGTAAAACAAATGCCAATGCAGCCTGCTTGGGCAGCTTGCCAGCCATAGGTGCCACCACGCATCCAGTGGTTGGTGTTTTTTATGGCTACACAGCCAATACCATTACTTTTGGCCAATGCTATGGCGCGGTCCATCGCATGTGTTGCATTAAACATGCCCGGTGCCAGCTGGCCGTCCCATCTTTCAATAGCTCCGGTACGCTCCAGCAATATGGGGACAGCATCCGGTATCACCAATCCATTTTTAACATGTTGTACAAAAACAGGAAACCTGTTTAGACCATGCGAATAAACTCCATCTCTACTGTTTGATGCGAATATGGTGGCACAGGTATCGGCCATCTGCTCATCAAAAGACAATTGGAGAAGTACTCTTTTAAATTCTTGCTGAAGGGTTTGGAAAGGTACACGCATAACGAATGTTTATGCTCAAATATAGGTAATGTGGGTAAACCTATATATAACAAAAGCCCTGCAGGCATAAAATACCTGCAGGGCCTCAGCTAAATTTATTTTATATCGTTTTTGGCGTATATACCTTAAGTACACCATCACCTTCGCTACTTACTACAAGCAAACTCTTTTTTGTCGGGCTGTTTTTAGCCGGGATAAAAAGAACACCTTCAGGAGCGTCACCACACTTTATTAATTGTAAAAATACAGGAGCAGTTGGTATGGTAAGGTCATAAACCGCTACCGCATCAGCTCTTTCCATGCCCACAAAAGCTACTTTTTTATCGCCAACGGTACCTATGGTAATACCTTCGGGCTCCACACTTTTGTCATCACTTCTTAAATCATCATATACGTTCTCTGCTACACATTTTTTATCCAGTTCATTTTTGCTGTCAAAAACCTGTGCACCTGTATTGCCGTTCCATACCGAAAATGAGCGGGAGCCAAAGGAATAGAGTTCGTCCAGATCGCCGTCGCCGTCAATATCTCCCAAGGTAGTGGTGATGTTTAACCTGCCCAGCTGTTCGTCTTTTTTCAGATCAGCAGCATTCGGGAATACTGTTGCATCTAGTTTTACATCTTTGTTTTTTATTCTTAATACCTCCGAAAAGCCAGCATATTCTCTGGCATCACCTTCGTTTGCTGTAAATAGGTATGGAATTCCGTTTGTTTCCAGTACGGCAATAGCATCAGGCATGTATACGCCCTTTACATTCCATTTTGCGGCTATGTATGGTGTTGCAGGAGATAAATTCACGTCACTCAGATCCACTTCGTTTCCGGTTTGGTTATAATCTTTAAAACCCAGAGGGAAGATATTGCTTATGGTTTTAGACGCGATATCGATCTTAGCGATGCCATTATTTTCCTGAAGGGTTACCCATGCTGTTTTCGAATCAGCAGAAATGGTGATGTATTCCGGTTCGATATCTTTAACAAAGTTTTTGCCTGGGCCAAATATTCTAAAGCCCTTTTGCATCAATGCGGCTTTTTGTCCTTCTATGGATGAAAAGTCAATAGTAGTCACTGCATAATTATTATTTACCTCTATAATGGATACTGTGCCCGAAGGATCATTGGTATAATCAGCACTTGGTTCACCTTCATTTGCGCTCATTATATATTTTCCATCCGGAGAAAAAGTGACCATATCAGGTAATGCACCAACAGTAATTTCCGCAATTTTGCTGTAGTCGCTGGTTTTAAAAACCACTACTTTACCATTTGCCTGCTTTACTTTATCCTGTATGGCTGCTGCAAGTTTACCATCATGTACTGCAACGCTGTTTACGGCCCCGCCAAAAGGAGTCATGCTGATGAATCCAATTGATTTCATGTTAGCGGGGTCAGCAAAATCAATGACCTCTATTTGGTTAACAGGCGTTTTTCCCGGAACATCTTCGTTTTCATTTTTAACTACAAACAATCTTTTGGTCAGCGGATCAAAAGCTGAAATTTCGGCGGCACCCACTTCGCCAACATCAAAGGAGCCAATCTCGGCAAAAGTTTTAGGATCTTCATTTACAAAGAATTCAGGTTCATCCGAGATGGGTTTGTCTTTCTTACAAGCTATAAAACTGAGCGGTAAAAGGAGCGCAACTAGTAAAAATTTTCTCATATGTATTTATTAAGTTTATGTGCGAAAATATAATTGCAACGTCATGGCTATTTAAGCTTAGTGTTATGATATTGTTATTTAGTATGTTATAAGAGGGGAGAGTTGTTGGAACTGGTATGGAAATCAATCTTGTTTGTTCTTCTTCTCTATTGTTAAGAAATAAATTTAAAATGAATTGATTAGTTTTTTATAAAAATAAATATCTTAGCCTAATAATAACCTGACCAAACTATATATAAATAAATGACCAACTTAACTAAAGAAAAAAGTGCAGCAGCCTATTTGTTCAGCGCTCCTGTTATTGTAGCCTCATTAGGCTATTTTGTTGACATCTACGATTTGCTTCTTTTCGGAATTGTGCGTATCCCCAGTTTAACCGAATTGGGACTGGATGAGGCTGCGGTATCTATTGAAGGGGCAAGTATTTTAAACTGGCAAATGACGGGGTTGTTGCTTGGAGGAATTTTATGGGGGGTATTGGGTGATAAAAAAGGACGTTTGTCGGTGCTTTTTGGTTCTATCATTACTTATTCGGTAGCAAATTTTGCCTGCGGATTTGTACACGATGTTACCATTTATAAACTATTGCGTTTTATTGCTGGTATTGGTCTGGCTGGAGAATTAGGAGCCGGAATTACCCTGGTTTCCGAAAGTTTACCCAAACGGTTGCGTGCCATAGGTACTTCGGTGGTTGCCGGTGTAGGTTTATTGGGTGCCGTAGTTGGTTATTTTACAGTTGAACTTTTTAGCTGGAGAAATGCTTATTTTATTGGTGGGGGAATGGGAATCCTGCTTTTGTTTTTAAGGATAGGGGTATTTGAATCGGGCATGTTTCATACCATGAAAGAAAAAACCAATGTGGCCAAGGGGAACTTCCTGTCTTTTTTCACAAAGAAAAGCCGTTTGATTTTATATCTGAAGTGTATTGGTATAGGTTTACCTACCTGGTATGTAATTGGCATTTTGGCCACATTTAGTAATGAGTTTGGTAAGGCGCTGGGAATTACTGAGGCAATAAAACCCGGACTTGCAGTAATGTGGTGTTATGTAGGCCTTTCGGCGGGCGACCTCGTTAGCGGACTGGTGAGCTATTGGCTTGAATCGCGCATACGTGCTGTAACTTATATGATGATTTTTACGGCAATTGGTACGCTGATTTATCTTTACGCAGGAATAAATACTGCAACCGGTTTGTACGGCATGTGCCTTTGGGTAGGTTTTGGTATTGGTTATTGGGCCATGTTTGTAACCATTGGCGCCGAACAGTTTGGTACCAATGTAAGGGCTACTGCAGCTACTACTATACCCAATATGGTTAGAGGTACGGTGGTATTAATGACTACCGTTTATACTACGCTAAAACCACATGTAATGGAACTGCATGCGGCAGGGATTTTGGGGCTTCTTTGCTTTGGAATAGGTTTATATTGTATACGAACCATTCCCGAAACTCATCATAAAGACCTCGATTTTATAGAAGATTAGTATTAAGCCAATACAAAAACCGTCATGCCCTTGGGGCCATGGGCTCCCAATACCAATGATTGTTCAATATCGGCCGTTTTAGATGGGCCGGCTATAAAACTTCCAAAACCATAATCAGCGGTGCCTATTTTTATATAGGCATCGTGCATGGTTTGTACAATTTTTTCCCGCTTTACTACTACTGCCAGCTGCTGACAAATAAAAGGAACTGCACGCTGATGCATTAAATCCTCTGTTATCCATAATGCTGCGTTTTCGGCCACACCAAAATGTGCTGTGATTACTGCCAGGTCTACGTTGGCATAACTGTGCGGATCCTGATTTTCCCAACCGGGTTCTGTAATGTCCGACAATTCTGTTAATGTAGATACGATGCGCTGTCCCTGGAAATGAGTCGTAATGTAGTTTTTAATCGAATTGTAGTCTTCCACCTCTACAAAATTTCCGCCTATGGTGGTCAACACGGTACCAAAAGCGGCAACCGGATCTGCAGCCGGGAAAGCAGTCGAGAGGTCTGCTGGCAGCGGTTGGGTCTCTGGTTGGCTACTCAATACTTTCGCTAATATCTGTTCTCTGCTAGTCATTCTTTTTATTTTTTGCGTACCATTCTCCAAAAGACTGTTTGGGCACCTGTGGCATTTCGCGGTGCTGGTACCATAAGTTCAGTTTGTTGTTTACCGTAAATGGGGCATGTTTCATAAACCAGCGACCTGCCTTACCTGCATTTTTGTAAATAAAGGGGCTCGACAAAGTAAACTCCATCGCTTTCATGGCCAGTTTCTTTTTAGGATCGGCATAACCTTCCTTAACAATTACCTGTCGCCATTTATACAATTGCTCGTGGATGTTGATTTTAACCGGACATACATTGCTGCATGAACCGCAAAGGGTAGAGGCAAATGGCAGATCGGCATATTCCTTCATATTCAGATTTGGTGCCAATATGGAGCCTATCGGACCAGCAACCGCGGTATGGTAACTGTGACCGCCACTTCGGCGGTAAACCGGGCAGGTGTTCATGCATGCCGCACAGCGGATGCATTTTAAGGAGTTGCGAAAATCAGGGCGACTAAGCTGTGTTGTGCGGCCATTGTCTACCAGTACAATGTGCATTTCCTGGCCGGGTCTTGGTTTTTTAAAATGACTGGAATACGTAGTAATGGGTTGTCCGGTAGCACTGCGGGTAAGTAGCCTTAAAAAAACACCCAGATTTTTGCGTTTAGGAACTATCTTTTCAATACCCATACAGGCAATATGTACATCGGCCAGGTGCGCACCCATATCTGCATTTCCCTCATTGGTGCATACTATAAACTCACCGGTTTCGGCAACTGCGAAATTTACTCCTGTAATGGCTGCTTTGCGTGTTAAAAAAGTTTCACGCAGGTGTTCCCGTGCAGCCGCAGTCAAAAATACCGGATCGGCCATGCCTTCAGGTGTGCCCAGATGCTCATGGAACAATTCGCCTATTTCCTCTTTCTTTTTGTGAATGCAAGGTAATACAATATGACTAGGTGGTTCTTTTGCCAGCTGAACAATCCGTTCGCCCAGATCGGTATCTATTACATCGATGTTATTTTGTTGCAGGTATTCGTTCAAATGGCATTCTTCGGTAAGCATAGATTTGCTTTTGATGAGCCTGTTTACCTGATGTTTTTTTAAAATGGAATGAACAATTTCATTGTGCTCTGCAGCATCAGCTGCCCAATGCACGGTTACCCCATTCTTTTTGGCCTGCTCTTCAAATTCAATCAGATAGTTGTGAAGATTAGAAAGCACATTGTTTTTAATCAGAGAAGCGGTTTGCCGCAATGATTCCCATTCGGGAATGTTATGGGCCGCTTTATCCCGTTTGGCCCGTACAAACCATAATGTTTCGTCGTGCCAGTTTACCCTTGCTTCGTCTTTATTAAATATATCCGATAGTTCGGCATGGTCTTTCGTTCCTGTATTCATTATTTTAGCTCGAATATGGTTTAAAACTACTCTGCGTTTAGTATTTCTGCAATGTGCAATACCTTTACATGGCTGTTCTGACGACGTAATATCCCTTCCATATGCATTAAACAGGACATGTCGGCCGCCGTAATGTACTCTGCTCCATGGTTCAGGTGGTCGGCTACCCGATCTTTTCCCATTTTTACAGATACGGCCTCTTCGGCCACACAGAAGGTTCCGCCAAACCCACAGCATTCATCTGGTCTGCTCAGCTCCACCAGTTCCAGTCCCTCTACCATTTTTAAAAGGTGGAGTGGTTTCGAAAAAGGAGCAGCTACCAGTTCGGTCATCTGGGCCAACATTAAACCACGCTGACCGTGGCAGCTCTGGTGTACGCCTACTTTATGGGGGAAACGGGCTGAAAGCTTTTCAACTTGCAGAACGTCCGTCAAAAATTCTGTCAATTCATATACTTTTTTCCGTATGCCAATGGCTTTGTTTTCATCCTTAGGCGAGTGCAAATGATCTTTGATGTGCAATACGCAGCTGCCCGAAGGGGATACGATATAATCAAATTCAGCAAAATTGTCGATAAACAAATCATTGCATCCCTGGGTTAAATGTTCGAAGCCCGAATTGGCCATGGGTTGTCCGCAACAGGTTTGGTTGACAGGATATTTTACTGTTATGCCAAGTTTGCTTAATAGATTTAAAGTGGCAATAGCAGCATTTGGATAAAACTGGTCGATATAACAAGGTATGAATAAGCCTACGGTCATTTATATAGCGGTTTGGCCTTAAATATAGGATTAAAAAATAATCTCACCATCCTGTGCTGTCATTGTCAGGGTAACAATATCACTAAAATATGAAAACGTTTTCAGGTGATTGAAAAAAATGTGTAGCTTGCCAATTATTTAATGCTTATGGCCAACGGAAAGAAGACTTATCAAAATACCATACTGGATATTGCAGAAGCACTAAAGCTTTCTCCTGCAACAATTTCGAGGGCCCTGAACCACCATCCTTATGTAAAGGAAAAGACCCGGAACGA
Encoded proteins:
- a CDS encoding lactate utilization protein B; this translates as MNTGTKDHAELSDIFNKDEARVNWHDETLWFVRAKRDKAAHNIPEWESLRQTASLIKNNVLSNLHNYLIEFEEQAKKNGVTVHWAADAAEHNEIVHSILKKHQVNRLIKSKSMLTEECHLNEYLQQNNIDVIDTDLGERIVQLAKEPPSHIVLPCIHKKKEEIGELFHEHLGTPEGMADPVFLTAAAREHLRETFLTRKAAITGVNFAVAETGEFIVCTNEGNADMGAHLADVHIACMGIEKIVPKRKNLGVFLRLLTRSATGQPITTYSSHFKKPRPGQEMHIVLVDNGRTTQLSRPDFRNSLKCIRCAACMNTCPVYRRSGGHSYHTAVAGPIGSILAPNLNMKEYADLPFASTLCGSCSNVCPVKINIHEQLYKWRQVIVKEGYADPKKKLAMKAMEFTLSSPFIYKNAGKAGRWFMKHAPFTVNNKLNLWYQHREMPQVPKQSFGEWYAKNKKND
- a CDS encoding (Fe-S)-binding protein; this encodes MTVGLFIPCYIDQFYPNAAIATLNLLSKLGITVKYPVNQTCCGQPMANSGFEHLTQGCNDLFIDNFAEFDYIVSPSGSCVLHIKDHLHSPKDENKAIGIRKKVYELTEFLTDVLQVEKLSARFPHKVGVHQSCHGQRGLMLAQMTELVAAPFSKPLHLLKMVEGLELVELSRPDECCGFGGTFCVAEEAVSVKMGKDRVADHLNHGAEYITAADMSCLMHMEGILRRQNSHVKVLHIAEILNAE